The Gigantopelta aegis isolate Gae_Host unplaced genomic scaffold, Gae_host_genome ctg2220_pilon_pilon:::fragment_2, whole genome shotgun sequence genome has a window encoding:
- the LOC121391362 gene encoding putative nuclease HARBI1: MSGFPNVVGCIDGTQVQIQAPTQNEFVNRKGYHSINVQLMCDADLIFINCIAKWPGSGHDSRILRESSLFEDFENKRQPMRGIILGDSGYMLRDWLLTPISNPTTRQERNYNFSHSSTRTAIERAIGVLKRRWHCLRRLRLTPAKACKVIAVCVMLSNRARRLNLDVPDTDSDSDDEPDYEQASDAHMEEVLPVNNPMIERARLAAGKTARERLINNYFH; encoded by the exons atGAGTGGATTTCCAAATGTGGTTGGATGCATCGATGGGACtcaagttcaaatacaagctcCTACGCAGAATGAATTTGTTAACAGGAAAGGCTACCATTCCATCAATGTTCAG ctgATGTGTGACGCAGACCTCATATTCATCAACTGTATTGCGAAATGGCCTGGAAGTGGACATGATTCAAGAATACTACGAGAGTCATCTTTATTCGAAGATTTTGAGAACAAAAGGCAGCCCATGAGAGGAATCATCTTAGGAGACAGTGGCTATATGTTGCGTGACTGGTTGTTAACTCCGATTTCTAATCCCACTACACGTCAAGAGAGAAACTACAACTTCAGTCATAGTTCAACACGTACAGCTATCGAACGGGCCATAGGAGTTTTGAAGAGGAGATGGCACTGTCTTCGCAGACTTCGTTTGACTCCTGCCAAGGCATGTAAAGTTATTGCAGTATGTGTTATGCTAAGTAACCGTGCCAGAAGGCTCAACTTAGATGTCCCAGACACAGACAGTGACAGTGACGATGAACCTGACTATGAACAAGCTTCAGATGCCCACATGGAGGAAGTCCTACCTGTAAACAACCCAATGATAGAACGTGCCAGGCTTGCTGCTGGAAAAACTGCCAGAGAGAGattaatcaacaattattttcaCTGA
- the LOC121391361 gene encoding uncharacterized protein LOC121391361 yields MANNQTVTNRLKGDIWKRITAKISACGVAERTPQEAKEKWRSLKGAVLNKQKRQTKTGGGPPDKPVPYEDIIVTIIGENSNLYTGIEVQGTDTYENPQIQAVECKNNTENTCVVSSEPTPHCSKEYPEDLTSVQTISGPTPSSLTLTPLLNVDTTLCQDDDNIAVAIAKLLFTFIL; encoded by the exons atggCCAACAACCAAACTGTCACAAACAGGTTAAAGGGGGATATTTGGAAAAGAATAACTGCAAAAATCAGTGCATGCGGCGTGGCAGAACGTACACCACAAGAGGCGAAAGAAAAATGGAGATCGTTGAAAGGGGCCGTCCTAAACAAGCAGAAAAGACAGACGAAAACGGGAGGTGGACCACCAGATAAACCAGTGCCATACGAGGACATCATCGTGACCATAATTGGAGAAAATTCAAACCTCTACACTGGAATAGAAG tGCAAGGAACAGACACTTATGAAAACCCACAAATACAAGCAGTCGAGTGCAAGAATAACACTGAAAATACGTGTGTGGTTTCCTCGGAACCCACGCCACATTGCTCAAAGGAATACCCTGAGGATTTGACATCCGTCCAAACTATCTCTGGTCCAACACCTTCATCTCTCACTTTAACACCGCTTTTAAATGTAGACACAACACTATGTCAGGACGATGATAATATAGCAGTTGCTATT GCAAAGTTATTGTTtacgtttattttgtaa